From Panulirus ornatus isolate Po-2019 chromosome 67, ASM3632096v1, whole genome shotgun sequence, a single genomic window includes:
- the l(1)G0320 gene encoding translocon-associated protein subunit alpha, translating to MFGGMRKLLFLLLLVLPAIISITDEGRMTALAQEDEVEGEEEDMTDDDEVNVDDGTGAEIETAEGGEEEEEEEEEATAKGSPDADTVILFTKPVGAGTELPAGKLVEFLVGFTNNGDKDFVLDAIDASFRYPMDFNFYIQNFTAIPYNRAVKPRQEATVMYSFYPAEAFAARPLGLTVNLAYHDADGNSFLEAVFNQTVSIVELDEGMDGETFFLYVFMLAFSVLLLVAGHHFLSSFGRKKGSKKPAVEMGTRRRDDVDYDWLPKGLLNEIRKTPRQSPKQRKTKRDASSR from the exons GCCGTATGACAGCTTTGGCCCAAGAGGATGAAgtagagggagaagaggaggatatgactgatgatgatgaagtaaatgTAGATGATGGCACTGGTGCTGagatagaaactgcagaagggggagaagaggaggaggaagaagaagaagaagcaactgCCAAGGGTTCACCAGATGCAGACACAGTCATCCTTTTCACTAAGCCCGTAGGAGCAGGAACAG AACTGCCTGCTGGGAAACTGGTAGAGTTCCTTGTTGGCTTTACAAACAATGGTGATAAGGACTTCGTTTTGGATGCTATTGATGCTTCCTTCCGATATCCTATGGACTTCAATTTCTACATCCAGAATTTCACAGCTATTCCCTACAATCGTGCTGTTAAACCACGTCAGGAGGCCACAGTCATGTATTCATTCTACCCTGCAGAGGCCTTTGCTGCACGTCCCTTAGGATTGACTGTTAACCTTGCATATCATGATGCT gatgGAAATTCATTCTTAGAGGCTGTCTTCAACCAGACTGTCAGCATCGTTGAACTTGATGAAGGCATGGATGGTGAGACCTTCTTCTTGTATGTCTTCATGCTGGCTTTCAgtgtactgctgctggtggcaggACATCACTTTCTCTCCTCATTCGGCCGCAAGAAGGGAAGCAAGAAACCTGCCGTGGAGATGGGCACCAGGAGGCGCGATGACGTGGACTATGATTGGCTTCCCAAGGGGCTCCTTAATGAAATCA GGAAGACCCCACGTCAGTCACCAAAGCAGCGCAAGACCAAGCGTGATGCTAGTTCTAGGTAA